The DNA window CTCGTTGGTCAGGACGCCGGTGGAGTGCGTCAGCCAGAGAAGGAACGGCAAAGGGACCAGCTGCCGGAGGACCGGCGGCAGGTGGCGCGCCGCGGCGACCAGGCTCTCGCCGGGGTACCTGCGCTGGAGCGGCAGGAGAAGGAGAAGGACGGCCAGCCCGGCCAGCGCGGCCAGGGGGGCGACCAGCCAGGCGTCGCGGCCGGCGGCGC is part of the Bacillota bacterium genome and encodes:
- a CDS encoding GerAB/ArcD/ProY family transporter; amino-acid sequence: MSPRTRGEQITAWQLFLLEYGLVVASAQLYLIGVSARAAGRDAWLVAPLAALAGLAVLLLLLPLQRRYPGESLVAAARHLPPVLRQLVPLPFLLWLTHSTGVLTNE